A DNA window from Arachis duranensis cultivar V14167 chromosome 3, aradu.V14167.gnm2.J7QH, whole genome shotgun sequence contains the following coding sequences:
- the LOC107477157 gene encoding UDP-glycosyltransferase 86A1-like yields the protein MATHQGPHHHALLFAYPLQGHVIPAANLAIKLASRGFVVTFVNSHYIHYQITKSNSSSSTTSYKEEKNMFAAARESGLDIRYTTVSDGLPVSHDRFGNLHQFHAAMLHVQSAHAEELVENVVKNSVPPVSCLVADTFFVWPSAIAKKFGLAYVSFWTEPALVYSLYYHSDLLAKNRHFACKDMRKDSIDYLPGVETIDPKDLTSYHQESKDTSTMFHQLISASFIDAKGADFVLCNTVQELEPTVIAALQTFKPFYAIGPIFAPGFTNTTMATSLWSESDCTQWLNSKPRGSVLYASFGSLAHMTRRVLEEIANGLLLSNVSFVWVLRPNIVGSVKVDPLPVGFRKAIRDRGMVIPWCSQTQVLAHPAIGGFLTHCGWNSILEAIWCEVPLLCFPLMSDQFTNRKQVVDYWKVGINLSDRTVITKEEVSKNVSRLMGGPLGDQLKTTGKEIKKKLEDALSPSGSSEKNMEYFIIDLNTKSHGQ from the exons ATGGCAACACACCAAGGTCCTCATCACCATGCCCTACTCTTCGCCTATCCACTCCAAGGCCACGTCATCCCGGCGGCCAACCTCGCCATCAAGCTCGCATCCCGGGGTTTCGTCGTCACCTTTGTCAACTCACACTACATCCACTACCAAATCACAAAATCCAATTCTTCTTCGTCTACTACCAgttacaaagaagaaaaaaatatgttcGCGGCTGCACGGGAATCAGGACTGGACATTCGGTACACTACCGTGTCTGACGGTCTGCCCGTGAGCCACGACAGATTTGGCAACCTCCACCAGTTCCATGCGGCAATGTTGCACGTGCAATCAGCACACGCTGAGGAACTGGTGGAGAATGTGGTGAAGAATTCAGTGCCCCCAGTGAGTTGCTTGGTTGCAGACACGTTCTTTGTTTGGCCATCTGCCATAGCTAAGAAGTTTGGCCTTGCTTATGTGTCGTTCTGGACAGAACCTGCTTTGGTTTATAGTCTCTACTATCATTCCGATCTTCTTGCAAAGAATCGTCACTTTGCTTGCAAGG aCATGAGGAAAGATTCCATTGACTACTTACCTGGGGTGGAAACAATTGATCCAAAGGACCTAACATCATATCATCAAGAATCAAAAGACACATCTACAATGTTCCACCAATTAATTTCTGCTTCCTTCATTGATGCTAAAGGTGCAGATTTTGTGCTATGTAACACAGTTCAAGAGCTAGAGCCGACAGTCATAGCTGCATTACAAACTTTTAAGCCATTCTACGCAATTGGGCCGATTTTTGCACCTGGGTTCACCAATACCACCATGGCCACTAGCCTATGGTCCGAGTCAGACTGCACCCAATGGCTCAATTCCAAGCCTCGTGGTTCGGTCTTGTATGCTTCTTTTGGTAGCCTAGCCCACATGACAAGAAGGGTACTTGAGGAAATTGCAAATGGGCTTTTGCTTAGCAATGTGAGTTTTGTTTGGGTGCTTAGGCCCAATATTGTGGGCTCGGTCAAGGTTGATCCGCTGCCCGTCGGATTTCGGAAGGCGATTCGTGACCGTGGGATGGTAATACCTTGGTGTAGTCAAACCCAAGTCTTGGCCCACCCTGCTATTGGAGGATTTTTGACTCATTGTGGTTGGAATTCTATATTAGAAGCCATTTGGTGTGAGGTTCCATTGTTGTGTTTTCCTTTGATGTCTGATCAGTTTACCAATAGAAAACAAGTGGTGGATTATTGGAAGGTTGGGATTAATTTAAGTGATCGAACGGTGATTACAAAGGAGGAAGTCTCGAAAAATGTTAGCCGTTTGATGGGCGGACCTTTAGGAGACCAACTAAAGACTACAGGCAAAGAGATCAAGAAAAAATTGGAAGATGCATTGAGCCCTAGTGGATCTTCAGAGAAAAATATGGAATACTTCATCATAGATCTAAATACCAAATCCCATGGCCAATGA
- the LOC107476992 gene encoding uncharacterized protein LOC107476992, giving the protein MSSHGHGASSAAPVAEHFLSFGRRSEKLSLSTLQSKMKCDPESYLSELDDLQGQFNSSLEVFEQKAAMNFAPITGIGSDPTVGKYLGDRAMLLAHVTPLYPEHLANFPAKLATLIRCAARHLPSGLRCRLAQALILLVNRKILDIGETLSLFMELQTLGDRTLKKLAFDHVIHSIKRMNQKHKNEAKNRALQNVLFSMLQEEDEVRAKTALVTLCELHRKKYWFDERTANAICTACFHPASRIMRAALLLLLDYEKIENDSDSDESDIEDETKESPQVILSKETIYKAHHQGTAASKKKKKAKLERVMRRMKRKQRLSTERNNNSYYSPLNHLNDAQGFAEKLLSCCRKCNEIFKVKMMMLKLIARTVGVHRLILSDFYPFLQKYIQPRQLDIANLFAAVVQACHDKVPPNDVQPLFKQIVTEFIHGRARPEAITVGLTAVREICMRMPLLMNEDLLRDLALYKKYREKAVSVAARSLIGLFRELNPSLLVKKDRGWHIEVSEQEDDDDVHTSGDDESVGTNRRKNYSAKKRKFADFQVPNSDQLSLKRVDSAVFEVHVKRRRSKEERSALAKAGREDRGKYLPRKAANQKKTGGLSNRQKECKKKMPVVAKKEKIAKSHLEKKKKNQRAGKQFRGRKA; this is encoded by the exons ATGTCTTCTCACGGCCACGGCGCCTCCTCCGCTGCGCCTGTGGCGGAGCATTTCCTATCGTTTGGTCGGAGATCCGAGAAGCTGAGCCTTTCAACACTCCAATCGAAGATGAAATGCGACCCGGAGAGTTACTTATCGGAACTCGACGACCTCCAGGGACAGTTCAATTCCTCCCTTGAGGTCTTCGAGCAGAAAGCTGCCATGAACTTCGCCCCCATCACCGGCATCGGCAGTGATCCCACCGTCGGCAAATACCTCGGCGATAGGGCAATGCTCCTCGCACACGTCACCCCTCTCTACCCGGAACACCTCGCCAATTTCCCCGCAAAACTCGCCACTTTGATCCGTTGCGCCGCTCGCCATCTCCCGTCGGGTCTCCGTTGCCGCCTCGCCCAAGCTTTAATTCTCCTCGTCAATCGGAAg ATTCTTGATATTGGTGAAACTCTGTCGTTGTTCATGGAGCTTCAAACCTTAGGTGACAGGACGTTGAAGAAGCTGGCATTTGATCACGTCATTCACAGTATTAAACGCATGAACCAGAAGCATAAGAACGAAGCGAAGAACCGTGCTCTGCAAAATGTCTTGTTTTCAATGCTGCAG gaagaagatgaagtgcGGGCTAAGACAGCATTGGTCACACTGTGTGAACTTCacagaaaaaaatattggtttGACGAGAGAACAGCTAATGCAATTTGCACTGCTTGTTTCCATCCAGCATCGAG GATCATGAGAGCAGCTTTATTGCTTCTACTAGATTATGAGAAGATTGAAAATGATAGCGACAGTGATGAGTCAGATATCGAAGATGAAACCAAGGAATCCCCTCAAGTCATCCTTAGTAAGGAGACAATTTATAAG GCACACCACCAAGGAACAGCAgctagcaaaaagaaaaagaaagccaaACTAGAACGTGTCATGCGCAGGATGAAAAGAAAGCAACGCCTGTCGACTGAGAGGAACAATAACAGTTATTATTCACCACTTAACCATCTGAATGATGCACAG GGTTTTGCTGAGAAGCTATTGTCATGTTGTCGCAAATGTAATGAAATATTTAAG GTtaagatgatgatgttgaaattgattgcTCGAACTGTTGGGGTTCACCGGTTAATTTTGTCAGACTTCTATCCATTTCTTCAGAAATATATTCAG CCCCGTCAACTGGACATTGCGAATTTGTTTGCTGCAGTGGTCCAGGCTTGCCATGACAAG GTTCCTCCTAATGATGTTCAGCCCTTGTTCAAGCAAATAGTAACTGAGTTTATACATGGTCGCGCTCGTCCTGAG GCTATCACTGTTGGACTAACTGCAGTCAGGGAAATATGCATGCGGATGCCATTG TTAATGAATGAAGACTTACTACGAGACCTTgctttgtataaaaaatatcgTGAGAAGGCAGTTTCAGTAGCAGCTCGATCTCTGATTGGCTTATTCAGGGAG CTTAACCCTTCACTGTTAGTTAAGAAAGATCGAGGCTGGCATATTGAAGTTTCCGAAcaggaagatgatgatgatgtgcaCACTTCTGGTGATGATGAAAGTGTAGGTACGAATAGAAGAAAGAACTACTCAGCAAAGAAACGAAAGTTTGCTGATTTCCAAGTTCCAAATTCTGATCAACTAAGTTTGAAGCGAGTAGACAGCGCGGTGTTTGAA GTTCATGTAAAGCGAAGGCGGAGCAAGGAAGAAAGGTCTGCATTGGCTAAAGCAGGAAGGGAGGATAGAGGAAAATACCTTCCTAGAAAAGCTGCAAATCAGAAAAAG ACGGGTGGACTCAGCAACCGTCAgaaggaatgcaagaagaaaatgCCAGTGGttgcaaagaaagaaaagattgcAAAATCTCAcctagagaagaagaaaaagaatcagcGTGCAGGGAAACAGTTCCGAGGAAGGAAAGCGTGA